From a region of the Osmia lignaria lignaria isolate PbOS001 chromosome 1, iyOsmLign1, whole genome shotgun sequence genome:
- the LOC117606216 gene encoding PHD finger protein 14 isoform X3: MSSIFERDPKKRRVKPVGSAPSLLDFDLGESSDDSDFRIEDHCEESDDDSVDSNDIGKEEEDASDESDDSLEDPLLNKRENPSLTVGDVIEQARQQALKGGSLEDKLNKMLICCGCLGDRSDDVNEIVECDGCGVSVHEGCYGVSDVESFSSTDSLCQSAPWFCEACSAGIEDPSCELCPNKGGIFKETDVGKWVHLVCALYVPGVAFGEVDRLSSVTLFEMAYSKWGAKQCSLCEDASFARTGVCIECDAGMCHTYFHVTCAQREGLLSEAHSEEVDQADPFYAHCKLHSDKTLVRRRRRNWLALQLRAQYRQQLLKQPNHLDTEEQRRIQRKLAKHRHKYLAHKASRPPPWVPTQKMPRLLTTSASACRQLARKAELMGVDTAALEAQEAQLVALVDVRKKWHIPPAFSVEFIGYYLDRNLRVTSMKRRLQELLDINSQLLNEQQRLDRKYDEVMKDNEEQIRVNVTLKEKIEMYHLLLQNSGYVKPLPQITDLAKPRIAPTLGTGLGVPTAAALKMGVGFPLPVGKGVEGIREGRVLSSQAQDQNHKSELTLRHQCGICRRSTNQHLLAKCDTCHLHYHLSCLSPPLSRMPKKTKLMGWQCSECDKESSGSDVERVDTSAPRKLRHCKDDSNLTLTPTPPQEVQMPTTPTTPSTSKNSSANLSNVTNTTASDTPTTPKVTIKPVGPQPPSSASIHSNDLVYNQQSVNNVAIPTREGSPEYMVASADGTESVSQRSAKKRRREKHKRYTPDPITGVKQRKRKHKRKSLDVENPEGQSQPEIHRRITIKIKPIPRPEGDVASESSPQMFIATSTSTEITSPPPPPKLPPPLAPPLVSNTASATANVSTNSTNSRTSTGNGKKGKDTDLLTHCNVCDMPGTSQNLVMCDECKKCYHFTCLDPPVKKSPKRRGYSWHCADCDPSASESET, from the exons ATGAGTAGCATTT TTGAAAGGGATccaaaaaagaggagagtaaaGCCTGTTGGATCAGCACCATCTTTGCTTGACTTTGATTTAGGTGAAAGTTCTGATGACAGTGATTTCAGAATTGAGGATCATTGTGAAGAATCTGATGATGACTCAGTGGattctaatgatattggaaaAG aggaagaagatgcATCGGATGAATCTGATGACTCCTTAGAGGATCCATTGTTAAATAAGAGAGAAAATCCTAGCTTAACTGTGGGGGATGTAATTGAACAAGCTAGACAACAGGCACTAAAAGGAGGTTCGCTtgaagataaattaaataaaatgttaatttgtTGTGGTTGCCTTGGAGACAGAAGTGATGATGTTAACGAAATTGTTGAATGTGATGGATGTGGTGTTAGTGTACATGAAG gaTGTTACGGTGTATCTGATGTAGAAAGTTTTTCAAGTACTGATTCTTTGTGTCAATCAGCACCATGGTTTTGTGAAGCTTGTAGCGCAGGCATTGAAGATCCTTCCTGTGAGCTTTGCCCTAATAAAGGTGGAATTTTTAAGGAGACTGATGTAGGCAAATGGGTTCATTTAGTATGTGCACTTTATGTACCTGGTGTTGCTTTTGGAGAA GTTGATCGTTTATCGAGTGTGACGCTCTTTGAAATGGCATATAGTAAATGGGGAGCAAAACAGTGTTCTTTGTGCGAGGATGCGTCTTTTGCTCGTACCGGTGTATGCATAGAATGCGATGCAGGAATGTGTCACACATATTTTCATGTTACCTG TGCACAAAGAGAAGGTTTATTGTCTGAAGCCCATAGCGAAGAAGTTGACCAAGCTGATCCATTTTATGCACACTGTAAACTTCATTCCGACAAAACTCTTGTTCGTAGACGTAGGCGTAATTGGTTAGCGCTACAATTACGAGCCCAGTACCGTCAACAGTTGTTAAAACAACCTAATCATTTAGATACTGAAGAACAACGTAGAATACAAAGAAAATTAGCGAAACATAGACATAAATATTTAGCTCATAAAGCATCTAGGCCACCACCATGGG taCCAACTCAAAAAATGCCTCGGTTGTTAACAACATCTGCTTCTGCATGTCGACAGTTAGCAAGAAAGGCAGAACTCATGGGAGTTGATACAGCTGCATTAGAAGCGCAAGAAGCACAACTTGTAGCTTTAGTCGACGTGAGAAAGAAATGGCACATTCCGCCTGCTTTTAGTGTGGAATTTATCGGCTATTATTTAGACCGAAATTTACGAGTAACGTCTATGAAAAGACGACTGCAAGAACTTCTTGATATTAATTCTCAACTACTGAACGAACAACAAAGGTTAGATAGAAAATATGACGAAGTAATGAAAGATAACGAAGAACAAATTCGCGTGAATGTAACGTTAAAGGAAAAAATAGAAATGTATCATCTGCTGCTTCAAAATAGCGGTTATGTGAAACCTTTACCACAAATAACTGATTTGGCTAAACCAAGAATAGCACCAACACTAG GTACAGGTTTAGGTGTACCTACTGCAGCTGCTTTGAAAATGGGGGTTGGTTTTCCTTTACCGGTTGGTAAAGGAGTCGAAGGAATACGCGAAGGTAGAGTGTTGAGCAGTCAAGCTCAAGATCAAAACCACAAAAGTGAATTGACATTGCGACATCAATGCGGGATATGTAGAAGATCCACGAATCAACACTTACTTGCAAAATGTGATACATGTCATCTTCACTATCATTTATCTTGTCTTAGTCCACCTTTATCTCGTATGCCTAAAAAAACAAAACTTATGGGATG gcAATGTTCTGAGTGTGACAAGGAATCATCGGGATCAGACGTTGAACGCGTTGATACATCGGCACCACGTAAATTAAGACATTGCAAAGATGATTCAAATTTAACGTTAACACCGACACCACCGCAGGAAGTGCAAATGCCTACAACGCCAACAACGCCTAGCACATCAAAAAATTCTTCTGCTAATCTTAGTAACGTGACAAATACCACAGCATCTGATACACCAACAACACCAAAA GTGACTATAAAACCAGTTGGGCCACAACCTCCATCTTCAGCATCCATTCATTCAAATGATTTAGTGTACAATCAGCAATCTGTTAATAATGTAGCAATACCGACACGGGAAGGTTCACCTGAATATATGGTAGCTTCGGCGGATGGTACAGAGTCTGTTTCACAGAGGAGtgcaaagaaaagaagaag AGAGAAGCATAAAAGATATACTCCTGACCCAATCACGGGAGTAAAGCAAAGAAAACGAAAGCATAAGAGGAAAAGTCTCGATGTGGAAAATCCAGAAGGTCAAAGTCAGCCAGAAATCCACAGAAGAATTACAATAAAG ATAAAACCAATTCCAAGACCGGAAGGGGACGTAGCGTCTGAATCAAGCCCACAAATGTTTATCGCCACGTCTACTAGCACTGAAATTACATCGCCACCACCACCCCCAAAATTGCCACCTCCACTTGCCCCACCTTTAGTTTCTAATACCGCATCCGCAACAGCAAATGTATCTACTAATAGTACAAATAGTAGAACATCTAcaggaaatggaaaaaaaggaaaagatacaGATCTTTTAACGCATTGTAATGTCTGTGATATGCCTGGTACCAGTCAAAATCTTGTCAT gtgTGACGAATGTAAAAAATGCTACCACTTCACCTGTCTTGATCCACCAGttaaaaaatctcccaaaaGAAGAGGCTATTCTTGGCATTGTGCAGACTGCGATCCTAGT gCCTCTGAATCTGAGACTTAA
- the LOC117606216 gene encoding PHD finger protein 14 isoform X4, whose amino-acid sequence MKEEEDASDESDDSLEDPLLNKRENPSLTVGDVIEQARQQALKGGSLEDKLNKMLICCGCLGDRSDDVNEIVECDGCGVSVHEGCYGVSDVESFSSTDSLCQSAPWFCEACSAGIEDPSCELCPNKGGIFKETDVGKWVHLVCALYVPGVAFGEVDRLSSVTLFEMAYSKWGAKQCSLCEDASFARTGVCIECDAGMCHTYFHVTCAQREGLLSEAHSEEVDQADPFYAHCKLHSDKTLVRRRRRNWLALQLRAQYRQQLLKQPNHLDTEEQRRIQRKLAKHRHKYLAHKASRPPPWVPTQKMPRLLTTSASACRQLARKAELMGVDTAALEAQEAQLVALVDVRKKWHIPPAFSVEFIGYYLDRNLRVTSMKRRLQELLDINSQLLNEQQRLDRKYDEVMKDNEEQIRVNVTLKEKIEMYHLLLQNSGYVKPLPQITDLAKPRIAPTLGTGLGVPTAAALKMGVGFPLPVGKGVEGIREGRVLSSQAQDQNHKSELTLRHQCGICRRSTNQHLLAKCDTCHLHYHLSCLSPPLSRMPKKTKLMGWQCSECDKESSGSDVERVDTSAPRKLRHCKDDSNLTLTPTPPQEVQMPTTPTTPSTSKNSSANLSNVTNTTASDTPTTPKVTIKPVGPQPPSSASIHSNDLVYNQQSVNNVAIPTREGSPEYMVASADGTESVSQRSAKKRRREKHKRYTPDPITGVKQRKRKHKRKSLDVENPEGQSQPEIHRRITIKIKPIPRPEGDVASESSPQMFIATSTSTEITSPPPPPKLPPPLAPPLVSNTASATANVSTNSTNSRTSTGNGKKGKDTDLLTHCNVCDMPGTSQNLVMCDECKKCYHFTCLDPPVKKSPKRRGYSWHCADCDPSASESET is encoded by the exons atgaaagaggaagaagatgcATCGGATGAATCTGATGACTCCTTAGAGGATCCATTGTTAAATAAGAGAGAAAATCCTAGCTTAACTGTGGGGGATGTAATTGAACAAGCTAGACAACAGGCACTAAAAGGAGGTTCGCTtgaagataaattaaataaaatgttaatttgtTGTGGTTGCCTTGGAGACAGAAGTGATGATGTTAACGAAATTGTTGAATGTGATGGATGTGGTGTTAGTGTACATGAAG gaTGTTACGGTGTATCTGATGTAGAAAGTTTTTCAAGTACTGATTCTTTGTGTCAATCAGCACCATGGTTTTGTGAAGCTTGTAGCGCAGGCATTGAAGATCCTTCCTGTGAGCTTTGCCCTAATAAAGGTGGAATTTTTAAGGAGACTGATGTAGGCAAATGGGTTCATTTAGTATGTGCACTTTATGTACCTGGTGTTGCTTTTGGAGAA GTTGATCGTTTATCGAGTGTGACGCTCTTTGAAATGGCATATAGTAAATGGGGAGCAAAACAGTGTTCTTTGTGCGAGGATGCGTCTTTTGCTCGTACCGGTGTATGCATAGAATGCGATGCAGGAATGTGTCACACATATTTTCATGTTACCTG TGCACAAAGAGAAGGTTTATTGTCTGAAGCCCATAGCGAAGAAGTTGACCAAGCTGATCCATTTTATGCACACTGTAAACTTCATTCCGACAAAACTCTTGTTCGTAGACGTAGGCGTAATTGGTTAGCGCTACAATTACGAGCCCAGTACCGTCAACAGTTGTTAAAACAACCTAATCATTTAGATACTGAAGAACAACGTAGAATACAAAGAAAATTAGCGAAACATAGACATAAATATTTAGCTCATAAAGCATCTAGGCCACCACCATGGG taCCAACTCAAAAAATGCCTCGGTTGTTAACAACATCTGCTTCTGCATGTCGACAGTTAGCAAGAAAGGCAGAACTCATGGGAGTTGATACAGCTGCATTAGAAGCGCAAGAAGCACAACTTGTAGCTTTAGTCGACGTGAGAAAGAAATGGCACATTCCGCCTGCTTTTAGTGTGGAATTTATCGGCTATTATTTAGACCGAAATTTACGAGTAACGTCTATGAAAAGACGACTGCAAGAACTTCTTGATATTAATTCTCAACTACTGAACGAACAACAAAGGTTAGATAGAAAATATGACGAAGTAATGAAAGATAACGAAGAACAAATTCGCGTGAATGTAACGTTAAAGGAAAAAATAGAAATGTATCATCTGCTGCTTCAAAATAGCGGTTATGTGAAACCTTTACCACAAATAACTGATTTGGCTAAACCAAGAATAGCACCAACACTAG GTACAGGTTTAGGTGTACCTACTGCAGCTGCTTTGAAAATGGGGGTTGGTTTTCCTTTACCGGTTGGTAAAGGAGTCGAAGGAATACGCGAAGGTAGAGTGTTGAGCAGTCAAGCTCAAGATCAAAACCACAAAAGTGAATTGACATTGCGACATCAATGCGGGATATGTAGAAGATCCACGAATCAACACTTACTTGCAAAATGTGATACATGTCATCTTCACTATCATTTATCTTGTCTTAGTCCACCTTTATCTCGTATGCCTAAAAAAACAAAACTTATGGGATG gcAATGTTCTGAGTGTGACAAGGAATCATCGGGATCAGACGTTGAACGCGTTGATACATCGGCACCACGTAAATTAAGACATTGCAAAGATGATTCAAATTTAACGTTAACACCGACACCACCGCAGGAAGTGCAAATGCCTACAACGCCAACAACGCCTAGCACATCAAAAAATTCTTCTGCTAATCTTAGTAACGTGACAAATACCACAGCATCTGATACACCAACAACACCAAAA GTGACTATAAAACCAGTTGGGCCACAACCTCCATCTTCAGCATCCATTCATTCAAATGATTTAGTGTACAATCAGCAATCTGTTAATAATGTAGCAATACCGACACGGGAAGGTTCACCTGAATATATGGTAGCTTCGGCGGATGGTACAGAGTCTGTTTCACAGAGGAGtgcaaagaaaagaagaag AGAGAAGCATAAAAGATATACTCCTGACCCAATCACGGGAGTAAAGCAAAGAAAACGAAAGCATAAGAGGAAAAGTCTCGATGTGGAAAATCCAGAAGGTCAAAGTCAGCCAGAAATCCACAGAAGAATTACAATAAAG ATAAAACCAATTCCAAGACCGGAAGGGGACGTAGCGTCTGAATCAAGCCCACAAATGTTTATCGCCACGTCTACTAGCACTGAAATTACATCGCCACCACCACCCCCAAAATTGCCACCTCCACTTGCCCCACCTTTAGTTTCTAATACCGCATCCGCAACAGCAAATGTATCTACTAATAGTACAAATAGTAGAACATCTAcaggaaatggaaaaaaaggaaaagatacaGATCTTTTAACGCATTGTAATGTCTGTGATATGCCTGGTACCAGTCAAAATCTTGTCAT gtgTGACGAATGTAAAAAATGCTACCACTTCACCTGTCTTGATCCACCAGttaaaaaatctcccaaaaGAAGAGGCTATTCTTGGCATTGTGCAGACTGCGATCCTAGT gCCTCTGAATCTGAGACTTAA
- the LOC117606216 gene encoding PHD finger protein 14 isoform X2, with protein sequence MSQEDDVGFLYKTMIERDPKKRRVKPVGSAPSLLDFDLGESSDDSDFRIEDHCEESDDDSVDSNDIGKEEEDASDESDDSLEDPLLNKRENPSLTVGDVIEQARQQALKGGSLEDKLNKMLICCGCLGDRSDDVNEIVECDGCGVSVHEGCYGVSDVESFSSTDSLCQSAPWFCEACSAGIEDPSCELCPNKGGIFKETDVGKWVHLVCALYVPGVAFGEVDRLSSVTLFEMAYSKWGAKQCSLCEDASFARTGVCIECDAGMCHTYFHVTCAQREGLLSEAHSEEVDQADPFYAHCKLHSDKTLVRRRRRNWLALQLRAQYRQQLLKQPNHLDTEEQRRIQRKLAKHRHKYLAHKASRPPPWVPTQKMPRLLTTSASACRQLARKAELMGVDTAALEAQEAQLVALVDVRKKWHIPPAFSVEFIGYYLDRNLRVTSMKRRLQELLDINSQLLNEQQRLDRKYDEVMKDNEEQIRVNVTLKEKIEMYHLLLQNSGYVKPLPQITDLAKPRIAPTLGTGLGVPTAAALKMGVGFPLPVGKGVEGIREGRVLSSQAQDQNHKSELTLRHQCGICRRSTNQHLLAKCDTCHLHYHLSCLSPPLSRMPKKTKLMGWQCSECDKESSGSDVERVDTSAPRKLRHCKDDSNLTLTPTPPQEVQMPTTPTTPSTSKNSSANLSNVTNTTASDTPTTPKVTIKPVGPQPPSSASIHSNDLVYNQQSVNNVAIPTREGSPEYMVASADGTESVSQRSAKKRRREKHKRYTPDPITGVKQRKRKHKRKSLDVENPEGQSQPEIHRRITIKIKPIPRPEGDVASESSPQMFIATSTSTEITSPPPPPKLPPPLAPPLVSNTASATANVSTNSTNSRTSTGNGKKGKDTDLLTHCNVCDMPGTSQNLVMCDECKKCYHFTCLDPPVKKSPKRRGYSWHCADCDPS encoded by the exons ATGTCTCAGGAGGACGACGTAGgatttttatacaaaacaatGA TTGAAAGGGATccaaaaaagaggagagtaaaGCCTGTTGGATCAGCACCATCTTTGCTTGACTTTGATTTAGGTGAAAGTTCTGATGACAGTGATTTCAGAATTGAGGATCATTGTGAAGAATCTGATGATGACTCAGTGGattctaatgatattggaaaAG aggaagaagatgcATCGGATGAATCTGATGACTCCTTAGAGGATCCATTGTTAAATAAGAGAGAAAATCCTAGCTTAACTGTGGGGGATGTAATTGAACAAGCTAGACAACAGGCACTAAAAGGAGGTTCGCTtgaagataaattaaataaaatgttaatttgtTGTGGTTGCCTTGGAGACAGAAGTGATGATGTTAACGAAATTGTTGAATGTGATGGATGTGGTGTTAGTGTACATGAAG gaTGTTACGGTGTATCTGATGTAGAAAGTTTTTCAAGTACTGATTCTTTGTGTCAATCAGCACCATGGTTTTGTGAAGCTTGTAGCGCAGGCATTGAAGATCCTTCCTGTGAGCTTTGCCCTAATAAAGGTGGAATTTTTAAGGAGACTGATGTAGGCAAATGGGTTCATTTAGTATGTGCACTTTATGTACCTGGTGTTGCTTTTGGAGAA GTTGATCGTTTATCGAGTGTGACGCTCTTTGAAATGGCATATAGTAAATGGGGAGCAAAACAGTGTTCTTTGTGCGAGGATGCGTCTTTTGCTCGTACCGGTGTATGCATAGAATGCGATGCAGGAATGTGTCACACATATTTTCATGTTACCTG TGCACAAAGAGAAGGTTTATTGTCTGAAGCCCATAGCGAAGAAGTTGACCAAGCTGATCCATTTTATGCACACTGTAAACTTCATTCCGACAAAACTCTTGTTCGTAGACGTAGGCGTAATTGGTTAGCGCTACAATTACGAGCCCAGTACCGTCAACAGTTGTTAAAACAACCTAATCATTTAGATACTGAAGAACAACGTAGAATACAAAGAAAATTAGCGAAACATAGACATAAATATTTAGCTCATAAAGCATCTAGGCCACCACCATGGG taCCAACTCAAAAAATGCCTCGGTTGTTAACAACATCTGCTTCTGCATGTCGACAGTTAGCAAGAAAGGCAGAACTCATGGGAGTTGATACAGCTGCATTAGAAGCGCAAGAAGCACAACTTGTAGCTTTAGTCGACGTGAGAAAGAAATGGCACATTCCGCCTGCTTTTAGTGTGGAATTTATCGGCTATTATTTAGACCGAAATTTACGAGTAACGTCTATGAAAAGACGACTGCAAGAACTTCTTGATATTAATTCTCAACTACTGAACGAACAACAAAGGTTAGATAGAAAATATGACGAAGTAATGAAAGATAACGAAGAACAAATTCGCGTGAATGTAACGTTAAAGGAAAAAATAGAAATGTATCATCTGCTGCTTCAAAATAGCGGTTATGTGAAACCTTTACCACAAATAACTGATTTGGCTAAACCAAGAATAGCACCAACACTAG GTACAGGTTTAGGTGTACCTACTGCAGCTGCTTTGAAAATGGGGGTTGGTTTTCCTTTACCGGTTGGTAAAGGAGTCGAAGGAATACGCGAAGGTAGAGTGTTGAGCAGTCAAGCTCAAGATCAAAACCACAAAAGTGAATTGACATTGCGACATCAATGCGGGATATGTAGAAGATCCACGAATCAACACTTACTTGCAAAATGTGATACATGTCATCTTCACTATCATTTATCTTGTCTTAGTCCACCTTTATCTCGTATGCCTAAAAAAACAAAACTTATGGGATG gcAATGTTCTGAGTGTGACAAGGAATCATCGGGATCAGACGTTGAACGCGTTGATACATCGGCACCACGTAAATTAAGACATTGCAAAGATGATTCAAATTTAACGTTAACACCGACACCACCGCAGGAAGTGCAAATGCCTACAACGCCAACAACGCCTAGCACATCAAAAAATTCTTCTGCTAATCTTAGTAACGTGACAAATACCACAGCATCTGATACACCAACAACACCAAAA GTGACTATAAAACCAGTTGGGCCACAACCTCCATCTTCAGCATCCATTCATTCAAATGATTTAGTGTACAATCAGCAATCTGTTAATAATGTAGCAATACCGACACGGGAAGGTTCACCTGAATATATGGTAGCTTCGGCGGATGGTACAGAGTCTGTTTCACAGAGGAGtgcaaagaaaagaagaag AGAGAAGCATAAAAGATATACTCCTGACCCAATCACGGGAGTAAAGCAAAGAAAACGAAAGCATAAGAGGAAAAGTCTCGATGTGGAAAATCCAGAAGGTCAAAGTCAGCCAGAAATCCACAGAAGAATTACAATAAAG ATAAAACCAATTCCAAGACCGGAAGGGGACGTAGCGTCTGAATCAAGCCCACAAATGTTTATCGCCACGTCTACTAGCACTGAAATTACATCGCCACCACCACCCCCAAAATTGCCACCTCCACTTGCCCCACCTTTAGTTTCTAATACCGCATCCGCAACAGCAAATGTATCTACTAATAGTACAAATAGTAGAACATCTAcaggaaatggaaaaaaaggaaaagatacaGATCTTTTAACGCATTGTAATGTCTGTGATATGCCTGGTACCAGTCAAAATCTTGTCAT gtgTGACGAATGTAAAAAATGCTACCACTTCACCTGTCTTGATCCACCAGttaaaaaatctcccaaaaGAAGAGGCTATTCTTGGCATTGTGCAGACTGCGATCCTAGT TAA
- the LOC117606216 gene encoding PHD finger protein 14 isoform X1 encodes MSQEDDVGFLYKTMIERDPKKRRVKPVGSAPSLLDFDLGESSDDSDFRIEDHCEESDDDSVDSNDIGKEEEDASDESDDSLEDPLLNKRENPSLTVGDVIEQARQQALKGGSLEDKLNKMLICCGCLGDRSDDVNEIVECDGCGVSVHEGCYGVSDVESFSSTDSLCQSAPWFCEACSAGIEDPSCELCPNKGGIFKETDVGKWVHLVCALYVPGVAFGEVDRLSSVTLFEMAYSKWGAKQCSLCEDASFARTGVCIECDAGMCHTYFHVTCAQREGLLSEAHSEEVDQADPFYAHCKLHSDKTLVRRRRRNWLALQLRAQYRQQLLKQPNHLDTEEQRRIQRKLAKHRHKYLAHKASRPPPWVPTQKMPRLLTTSASACRQLARKAELMGVDTAALEAQEAQLVALVDVRKKWHIPPAFSVEFIGYYLDRNLRVTSMKRRLQELLDINSQLLNEQQRLDRKYDEVMKDNEEQIRVNVTLKEKIEMYHLLLQNSGYVKPLPQITDLAKPRIAPTLGTGLGVPTAAALKMGVGFPLPVGKGVEGIREGRVLSSQAQDQNHKSELTLRHQCGICRRSTNQHLLAKCDTCHLHYHLSCLSPPLSRMPKKTKLMGWQCSECDKESSGSDVERVDTSAPRKLRHCKDDSNLTLTPTPPQEVQMPTTPTTPSTSKNSSANLSNVTNTTASDTPTTPKVTIKPVGPQPPSSASIHSNDLVYNQQSVNNVAIPTREGSPEYMVASADGTESVSQRSAKKRRREKHKRYTPDPITGVKQRKRKHKRKSLDVENPEGQSQPEIHRRITIKIKPIPRPEGDVASESSPQMFIATSTSTEITSPPPPPKLPPPLAPPLVSNTASATANVSTNSTNSRTSTGNGKKGKDTDLLTHCNVCDMPGTSQNLVMCDECKKCYHFTCLDPPVKKSPKRRGYSWHCADCDPSASESET; translated from the exons ATGTCTCAGGAGGACGACGTAGgatttttatacaaaacaatGA TTGAAAGGGATccaaaaaagaggagagtaaaGCCTGTTGGATCAGCACCATCTTTGCTTGACTTTGATTTAGGTGAAAGTTCTGATGACAGTGATTTCAGAATTGAGGATCATTGTGAAGAATCTGATGATGACTCAGTGGattctaatgatattggaaaAG aggaagaagatgcATCGGATGAATCTGATGACTCCTTAGAGGATCCATTGTTAAATAAGAGAGAAAATCCTAGCTTAACTGTGGGGGATGTAATTGAACAAGCTAGACAACAGGCACTAAAAGGAGGTTCGCTtgaagataaattaaataaaatgttaatttgtTGTGGTTGCCTTGGAGACAGAAGTGATGATGTTAACGAAATTGTTGAATGTGATGGATGTGGTGTTAGTGTACATGAAG gaTGTTACGGTGTATCTGATGTAGAAAGTTTTTCAAGTACTGATTCTTTGTGTCAATCAGCACCATGGTTTTGTGAAGCTTGTAGCGCAGGCATTGAAGATCCTTCCTGTGAGCTTTGCCCTAATAAAGGTGGAATTTTTAAGGAGACTGATGTAGGCAAATGGGTTCATTTAGTATGTGCACTTTATGTACCTGGTGTTGCTTTTGGAGAA GTTGATCGTTTATCGAGTGTGACGCTCTTTGAAATGGCATATAGTAAATGGGGAGCAAAACAGTGTTCTTTGTGCGAGGATGCGTCTTTTGCTCGTACCGGTGTATGCATAGAATGCGATGCAGGAATGTGTCACACATATTTTCATGTTACCTG TGCACAAAGAGAAGGTTTATTGTCTGAAGCCCATAGCGAAGAAGTTGACCAAGCTGATCCATTTTATGCACACTGTAAACTTCATTCCGACAAAACTCTTGTTCGTAGACGTAGGCGTAATTGGTTAGCGCTACAATTACGAGCCCAGTACCGTCAACAGTTGTTAAAACAACCTAATCATTTAGATACTGAAGAACAACGTAGAATACAAAGAAAATTAGCGAAACATAGACATAAATATTTAGCTCATAAAGCATCTAGGCCACCACCATGGG taCCAACTCAAAAAATGCCTCGGTTGTTAACAACATCTGCTTCTGCATGTCGACAGTTAGCAAGAAAGGCAGAACTCATGGGAGTTGATACAGCTGCATTAGAAGCGCAAGAAGCACAACTTGTAGCTTTAGTCGACGTGAGAAAGAAATGGCACATTCCGCCTGCTTTTAGTGTGGAATTTATCGGCTATTATTTAGACCGAAATTTACGAGTAACGTCTATGAAAAGACGACTGCAAGAACTTCTTGATATTAATTCTCAACTACTGAACGAACAACAAAGGTTAGATAGAAAATATGACGAAGTAATGAAAGATAACGAAGAACAAATTCGCGTGAATGTAACGTTAAAGGAAAAAATAGAAATGTATCATCTGCTGCTTCAAAATAGCGGTTATGTGAAACCTTTACCACAAATAACTGATTTGGCTAAACCAAGAATAGCACCAACACTAG GTACAGGTTTAGGTGTACCTACTGCAGCTGCTTTGAAAATGGGGGTTGGTTTTCCTTTACCGGTTGGTAAAGGAGTCGAAGGAATACGCGAAGGTAGAGTGTTGAGCAGTCAAGCTCAAGATCAAAACCACAAAAGTGAATTGACATTGCGACATCAATGCGGGATATGTAGAAGATCCACGAATCAACACTTACTTGCAAAATGTGATACATGTCATCTTCACTATCATTTATCTTGTCTTAGTCCACCTTTATCTCGTATGCCTAAAAAAACAAAACTTATGGGATG gcAATGTTCTGAGTGTGACAAGGAATCATCGGGATCAGACGTTGAACGCGTTGATACATCGGCACCACGTAAATTAAGACATTGCAAAGATGATTCAAATTTAACGTTAACACCGACACCACCGCAGGAAGTGCAAATGCCTACAACGCCAACAACGCCTAGCACATCAAAAAATTCTTCTGCTAATCTTAGTAACGTGACAAATACCACAGCATCTGATACACCAACAACACCAAAA GTGACTATAAAACCAGTTGGGCCACAACCTCCATCTTCAGCATCCATTCATTCAAATGATTTAGTGTACAATCAGCAATCTGTTAATAATGTAGCAATACCGACACGGGAAGGTTCACCTGAATATATGGTAGCTTCGGCGGATGGTACAGAGTCTGTTTCACAGAGGAGtgcaaagaaaagaagaag AGAGAAGCATAAAAGATATACTCCTGACCCAATCACGGGAGTAAAGCAAAGAAAACGAAAGCATAAGAGGAAAAGTCTCGATGTGGAAAATCCAGAAGGTCAAAGTCAGCCAGAAATCCACAGAAGAATTACAATAAAG ATAAAACCAATTCCAAGACCGGAAGGGGACGTAGCGTCTGAATCAAGCCCACAAATGTTTATCGCCACGTCTACTAGCACTGAAATTACATCGCCACCACCACCCCCAAAATTGCCACCTCCACTTGCCCCACCTTTAGTTTCTAATACCGCATCCGCAACAGCAAATGTATCTACTAATAGTACAAATAGTAGAACATCTAcaggaaatggaaaaaaaggaaaagatacaGATCTTTTAACGCATTGTAATGTCTGTGATATGCCTGGTACCAGTCAAAATCTTGTCAT gtgTGACGAATGTAAAAAATGCTACCACTTCACCTGTCTTGATCCACCAGttaaaaaatctcccaaaaGAAGAGGCTATTCTTGGCATTGTGCAGACTGCGATCCTAGT gCCTCTGAATCTGAGACTTAA